The Bombyx mori chromosome 20, ASM3026992v2 genomic sequence tttaattacttgGGAAattatccgcgacagatttttcctttaagttgtgagacaattagaatagaacatctatttcatcacttaaaaCTATACACACGAgcaagtttggaatcacttacttgaaattggttccgcgcgatcttgcttactaaataaatttttaattatcataaaaacAACATCACTTTATAGGTTCAACTGTTAACTTTAAATtgataccaaattcattcaaatcgagcCAGAAGTTAAGGAGCTATCCTggattaagtgaaggaggtaggaaaacaaagaaacatggaaaaataatgaatgaataaaacaacgaaaattaataaataaaaattttgtttagcCTTAAAATTAAGTGTCAGTAGTTTGTGTTCCCTCCCCTCGCCTTATTAACTGCTCGAAGACGATAATTCATAGACCTGATCAGCTTCTGAATTGATTTTTGTGGGATACCTTCTCACTCCTCAATCAACGCCGATTTCAGCTTATTCAGACACGAAGGAGCAGAAGTTCTGGCACGAGCCTTCCTCTTCAGTTCATTCCACGCGTGCTCAATGGGATTCACGTCAGGGCTGAGCGCTGGCCAGTCCAAAGTGGCGATACCTACTTCTTTGAAGTATTCAGTTGTTACACGGGCAGTGTGACAACGAGCGTTATCGTGCATAAGGAGGAAGTCATCACTGATATATCCCGCACAGGGAACGACATGTTCCAGCAGAATATCGGAAATGTATCGGTCCGAAGTTATACCGCCTCCGCGTCCCCCGCCAGGCACGAAAACAAGCTCGGTTTTACGGTCGAAGGAAATGCTGGCCCACATCATACAAGAGCCGCCCCCATAAGCCACTGTTTCAGTGAAACAGCACTGCGCAAATCAATCCTCAGGCCGCCTGTAGACCTGACCTCTTCGGTCACTACCGTGTAAACACATCCTGCTCTCCTCGGAGAACAGGACTTGCCTCCATTGCTCAACCTCCCAATCAAGATGGGTGCGAGCAAATTGAAGGCGTGCTTATCGGTGAACTACCGTGAGTTTCGGGGCTGTGGCAGGCCTTTTTGGAGTTGAATTCACTTGCTTGAGTCGTCGATAAACTGTCCACTCGCTGGCTGCTTCCCCACGAACATCTCGGAGCTCCTATTGGACGTCGACACCAGGTAAATGCCGATTTTGGAGAGTGGTTGACACGATAAAACGGTCATCCCTCTCCGATGTGTACCGGTGCCGTCCAGATCTTGGTCTCAGGATAAGGCGACCAGTCTCCCGAAAGCGCTTGTAAGCTTTCGAAACACAGGACTGGCTTATGTGGAGCCAACGAGCGACCACCCGCTGGCTGAGCCCTTCTTGCAATAGCGCTACGATTTGTGCTGCTTCTGTAGGTGTTGTCTCCATTATCGTACAAGGTAGAGGGTCAAAAGTAGCGGAGATGTGTACCGATCAACATGTGAAAGTCAACTGATAAAGAAAATCCGATAACAGGTGCTTTTATAGGGGTCAATAGGTCGCAACTCGCGACGTATCAAATAATTGAAACACGTCTTTTTCGTTActccttcacttaatccgggATATATTCTTAAATACTgacttaattttaatgaaatcggTATCAGCTTAAAGTTAAGAGTGGAACCTTTAAAATGatgtcatttttatgattattaaaaaaatatttagtacacaagatcgcgcggaaccaatttcaagtaagtgattccaaacttttgctcgcgagtgtagttcagcgcaatcggacaactccgaataAAAATTGACAGAGACCGCGCTACcttggacattattgtagtcccgaaggattctgtttaaagtaagcacctaaattcgaacgagcgggctttcttataagcggtttatatttcttcgttcttagtaagtacttaggggctgatatttttatctgggttaagagattaggtgtgtctgTTATTCCATGAATTAATCAGGtggatacccccactctgaacaaataataatatattttattatgtattatttagaaAGCTCAGCATGTAACAATGTTATGTAAAGTAAAATTCATATCACAACCATATACCTTTTCCCTcaagcttttaaatttattgttcatCGGAATGCGAAAATACAACATAATTAAATTTCGTAATATAAGTCATCTAAAAATAAAGTGTTACGTAGTATGTATATAATTAGGTACATGtgtgggtatttgtaaataaatgattgcataataattatatttattatatctttCTTTCTTGACAACCCTTGCAGATATGTGACTTATAGCGTAAGTAACCTGTACGGGCAGCGATGTCATCCGACATTAAAGTCGTTTGTCACCTGCGTGGCTTGTAAAACTGTCATAATACAAATTTGAACATCATAGTTTGGTTAATAACTTCCCGCGATGTCAATTCTTACTCTCTGTCTAGGTTATTGCGAATACGTAgctctttttttaaatgaagggttactggtggcccggaggcctttccagtttcaccaggacagttaAGCAAGAAAAGCTCAGCCAGGGGGGGGATGCAGCTTCCAGATCTCTACCAATCCAGTTCTTTGCAAGGCGCTCTGGATGTTCCACATCAACAGTAGCTACTGCACATAAGCGACTTACGCTAGTTTTTTATATAACTTATGTATGTTATTTTATAGCAAAAGTTCATGTTTAtctatattttgatttttttttattgcctttgtaggcagacgtgcgtacggcctaccgcttaatactctccacaagcctcgtttgaagaaggacatgtcatagcgctcgggaaacaccgtggaggggagctcattccatagccggatggtacgtggcaaaaaagatctctggaaacgcactgtggatgaccgcagtggctccaggtagtacggatgaactctactccggtggcgggcggtgcgatggtaaaaacgagatgctggtatcatctcgaacaattattattaatacaacaatgtacatgaaattaaattattattatattattattattacatttctcAATTCTATGAATGTTAATTTTAGGATCGACAATCCTTGTGCCACTTGCTTCCCGGACACCAACATTAGCATCTTTATTAAAATGAATCATTGCAATGTTTTAGTTTATCTGTTTTAGGTTTTTCATTATTCACATTGTTAGCTTCTTCCAGTGCTTTGACATTATTATCTGCTCAAATTTCAGTTTCGTTCTTTGCAATTTCAGCATTAACTGAAATGACCTCTTTgggatgaaggaataataatacCACTTTCAATAAGTTTTCTTGCACTGCTTGTTTGACAACAAGTAGTGATTTGATTTGTTGTACATCCAGTTCGACACATGGAGCGATTTTCCATGTTGATTCacctaatatatgtatatatatacaatgtCTATATAGATTTTACACATCTTACTGTTTTAGTATCAGACACATATGCGGGATGAATACCGTGAATACTTTTAACTGGTTTCTTTACATTTGGATCTGTCGTATTATTTTGAACATATCCAAATTCTGTCCTGCTTCTAACTATTATACATCACGTGGTTTACATCTATTTTACACGTGGCTTACTTATGTGTCAAATTCCCACAGCCATGTGGGAAGGGCTTGCATTATTGATACTTTTATTTAGATCGAAATTTCCGTCAACTTTTACGATCTTTCCAGTGATGTCGTCGTAGTTATTATCTACATTAACGTAAGAAGTTTCATCTATTGCTTTCCGTTTATCTAACGTTTGTTGAGACGCAAGCGACGCCAAAAACATAAGTTTTTTAGACTGTTTGGCAACATGAATGAAGATTGGTTCTATCACTAGAGTCTTTACGTTAGATGTCGTATTTATCATTTCATGTTTGTCGGTCTGGTATTGTTCCCGCGCGAATACCGGTTTAACGATTTGACTTTCACTGTCGACCACGATGTTGTCTGCCATGATAAGGCTGTCATTCGCCGGGGAATAATTTCGCTCACTCAGTAGTTCGACAGCTGACAccatttttgttgtattttgtgCAGGAGACCTACAGGTTTGTATTTCAACATTGGGaatacttttgtttttcttaagcatggttttatttgtgtttggcTTCAGTCTCCGAGACGATATACCAAAAGTTACTCTGGAAGAATTATGTTCATCTTCATCCATTTTTACTAACATTTTGTTGAGGATGTCGTGGGTAAGAAAACAATCGTTCACAACTGAAAGTTCTTTTCTTGGTATCTTTTTGGACGAAATACCGGTTTCTGTTTCTGTACACGATAGGTTTGAATTGAGTTCTGGAGTTGCAGCTATACTTTCATTATTAGTTCGCACGGTCAGGGAAGGTACTTCAATTGTCAGCCAACTTTGATTTGAGCAAGGAACTTCTGTTATATCTGGTTGATTGATCTTCCTGTTTATCTCCATCGCATCACCGCAACTTTCTTGTGTTAAATTCGTAGTGTAACATTTCGATAGCGACATTAAATGATCAGGATTGACTAAACGAATATTTGTAGAGCTCCGGGAAGCGATTGTTGAAGGAACCCGCGTCGTAGTGTGGCTAACGGCGCCGCGGTCTGGAACATGCGAGTTCAGTTGGTCGCAGTCCTTCAAGTACACTGTACCGTTGAACAGTTTGGATTCAATCGCCTTCATTACATCAACAGTGATCGGCCTGCAAGCATTGAGCAGTACCCTGTTACGCGGCGAACTTAAGAATGCATTCGTTAATCTTTTCAACTTCTTGTTAAAGTCCGGATTCTTGCAAAGCTGTGTAGGATCATACGAACGATTTCGGGGTTTATGAAATAAGTGACTAGACATCTTCACTTTCATACTATCGTCGGTTCTAGTTTCGCTTTGTGCATCAGATTTACTTTCTAAGAACAAAGTGTTGTTCATTGTATTACTAACGTCAGAATTAATTCGATTCGTAGTCTTATTAACATCAGTTTGTATTTCTGAAATGTTCGGTTGTTTTAAACTGTCTTTTAAGTTACGACCCTGCGGCTTGTTTTTTGACATTTTCATTGCATCTTCTTTCAAATCAAAGAGACATTTTAATTCAGAAGTCAATGCACTATTTCCATGTTCACAACTTAACCGACTTTGTAAAGTGAAATCGTTTTTGGTCTGAATAACGTGCACTGcaatagtaaataatttttaactgaAAGACTGCCGTTACATTATGCAATATGCTGAGGAAtgcattgaaattataaaaaaaaaactcttttcaATATCTTAATATCATAATTATCTGGTAAATCTATGATACTGCGTGATATATAAATGTTAGAATCGCAGAAATGTAactaatttgtaaaataaaatcaaagatTTTTCATTTACTAGAAGTGGTGTAAATTAAAACTCACCTGTATTTACGTGATCATTTTCAATATATTGGACTTTGTTATCGACAAATTCTATCACGttatcaaaaatattcaaatgcaAGTGTTCTTCCATTTCAGactttaatattgtatttgtgTCTTGCAAGATTCTTTCTTGTGGATCTACTGCCTTAGACGCATCGTTGATTGCATCTCGGTGACATTTAGTTGCTTCTTCAAGCATTGCTTCATCTTCACATACTTTTGTAGCTCGTGGATCTTTACTATCATAAGTATCATTCACGTTGCCGAAAACACCGGCAATTTTCGGTTCTATTTCCTCAATAAATATGGCTTTCATTTCACTtgaattttttgtaatttcgcgAAGGTAATCAAGAGTAGggataatatttgtatttttttcagtCTTTATCATATCTTCACCAAAATCAGTATTGCATGTTTCATTTTCGATCAACTGTTCTGTTTTCCCGGTGTGTAAAAGTAATGGTATTTTGATAGTTTGCAATGGGTCAGCCAGATCTTCAAAATCTCTAGGTTcggattttatttcaataatcattCCATTGGTTTCAGTGTTCTCTTCGCTTCTTCTCCTGTGCTTCCTTGTTTCGTTGTCCAAATCTTGGTCCACATCTATCGTTTCTATGAAAGGTTCAATGACTTCTAAGTCTGGTTTAGATTCTGGAATAGTTAATTACCATGTCAGTTGGCATTTCAAATTATCTTAGAGTTTAATCTAGTcattaatatcaatatttttactaatgtTTAGACATTATTAATCTCCAGAGAGTGGACTGTTACAGTAACGTGCAGCCTTAATGACCAGTGCTGCACACGTTCTGAGAGTTCGAAGTTAATTCGCCTGGCCTATTATAGTTTTTATGCGAAATTAAAATCCCATTCccattatacaaaaataaacactatTTGGTGCCACTGAACGTGAATATTTAACTACGCTAGTTGACTAGTCCATACAGTTCAAAAACTCAAGACAAATTTCCAACTTATTATGGCGTATGTTACTAAATTTCACCTTTATTGCAAAGACAAAAGAAGCCGTTTGATAAGACGATATTGTCAGAGCCGCACTGGTGGGGTGTTCATATGCGTTTGTATTTCAATCAGATCACGTGATCTTTTTGAAGTCTCCCAACTCAGTTAGGCCGGCGACACTATCGCGTTAACTGCGTTTTTGTACAACTTCAGAGTTCCGAAAGCAATCCGAAGTTCTTGGGATCGTtacgacatttttttaaatattttttaccctTTTACGTTTACGGACGTCAATctttgtgaaataaaaatgattcaaattattacatacataaagTCGAACTAGATGATACGGATTTTTATTCCCAGCCTTAGGTAAACTATACGATATCTACCTCCACTATTCATAAATATATtgtgcaaaattttaaatttaattatctgCTTGAATGTTCTTGAATCTTGTAACTGGATCTCGTacaataattttcaataatttttaccCTTCTACGTTTACctttgtgaaataaaaatgattcaAGTTATATAATACTTAAGGTTAAACTAAGAAGATGCGGATTTTTTTCTCACCCTTAGGTAAATATATCCCCTTATAGGATATACTCCCCTATTCATAAATACATatctgtaaaatttaaatttttgattatCTGTTTTAACTTCTTCTTGTATTATATATTgtggtttttattaatttctttcatTACCGTTACCGTCATTATATGTACGATCAAACGaagtgtaaaaatataaataaacttgcCAGTGTTTATAGAAGCTTCTGCGTTGTTCGTCCATTTCTTCTTTTCCTGTGAATTAATTAAAACCGATGAGATCTGCATTCTTTTCTTCTAATACTGTATAGGGTGTCCCACACgggggattttttttattgctttaatgggtggacgagctcccagcccacctggtgttaagtggttactggagcccatagatgtcttacaacgtaaatgcgccacccaccttgaaaaataagttctaaggtctcaagtatagttacaacggctgccccacccttcaaaccgaaacgcattactgcttcacggcagaaataggcagggcggtggtacccacccgcgcggactcacaagaggtcctaccaccagtaaaatctttaggccacgacgacttctgtaCATGAAAATATCCATGTTGGAATTCATGATGTTGAAGACAAACGGGTTGAATGGATTGTACCATTTTTCATGTTGGCGTTTAAAAAACACGCGTGGCTTATTGATTCCAGCTCGGAAAGTATTTAAATAATGGTCGTCTGATAATATTTGatagttattataatatgtcCGTGTAGACTGCCACCGCGTTGAAATtcagatattttaaaataatcgacgacataatattattattgaagtaaaacttctttaggcgcgttgagagcaaaatttaactcgcgacagattcgttacggttagagagaaatatacaatttaggaagagcaaGAATGAGAAAATAGACAAAGGGTCTCGCGAACCCCAGACTACATGTCTTCGACTGTAAATTTTCAATCAAAACATTGACCGATTTGTTAAAATATGTGTCAAACGTTTCAAACATTCACACAAGTGCGGTTTTTTCAAGATAATGCTATTGTTTTGCGACTTCTGCCGAAATCTCCATACCATTGTGTTTTAATTTGGGCATGATGAACTATGTAGAAAACAATacgaattttcaatattaatgtaTGGAATCATAATCATTTTGTTTACTctattatatacaaaatattCACTATAAAATTCAAATGACAGTGTTCCTCTTCAAATCGACTCGTCGACAATTTGAACATAACGAACTATGCAGAAGAGAATAAGGAATTTTCAGTATTGTTACGCcgctaagagtaacgccatctatcgccgaatagtcgaactaATACCGAAGGATCCTGAATGCTCGAGAatcacaacgccatctatt encodes the following:
- the LOC101743591 gene encoding uncharacterized protein LOC101743591 isoform X9 — its product is MPKTNAEMCRQYRRKKKENKIKMKKNPGKSSTERSREFRARKKQLLNNQNRCSNISVNVTDVINENQLIEEMTSSKELWAYMKTHFESNRLPWYHMKTLVLNKLKRLYAADDKSENVSAKDRMSQMDWIIFDFALVHEKIDLIEMNGMRRQTQDRQPLIDLFELVTKFDIEDRSGDSLAGAWTAATALYNSRGHQCSPMLLQKRWYQLKEVTRESLYEYWYASRENSPSSAESIQRPTKLQRAVARKYPSIITSAFPEWRELIENRLVIMSEDFEKENWMNNTAASIDTESKPDLEVIEPFIETIDTDHVQKPRQITVDVGSNKEPRHSAERGRKFSSRKALIKQQSNHQQEPDAIAEIGVEDIQSAGPSEDNQVSEPSEMRTIEKRAKSAESTRRWRERKQGISTSTKNQAKTAAQRMREYRERKKVNKTSGSNEEQSELSDSTLTLKYEITKHQMAHENFDRNFQKNPFVYSCTDLKKASAIYEDQLKKITEKKKWTNNAEASINTESKPDLEVIEPFIETIDVDQDLDNETRKHRRRSEENTETNGMIIEIKSEPRDFEDLADPLQTIKIPLLLHTGKTEQLIENETCNTDFGEDMIKTEKNTNIIPTLDYLREITKNSSEMKAIFIEEIEPKIAGVFGNVNDTYDSKDPRATKVCEDEAMLEEATKCHRDAINDASKAVDPQERILQDTNTILKSEMEEHLHLNIFDNVIEFVDNKVQYIENDHVNTVHVIQTKNDFTLQSRLSCEHGNSALTSELKCLFDLKEDAMKMSKNKPQGRNLKDSLKQPNISEIQTDVNKTTNRINSDVSNTMNNTLFLESKSDAQSETRTDDSMKVKMSSHLFHKPRNRSYDPTQLCKNPDFNKKLKRLTNAFLSSPRNRVLLNACRPITVDVMKAIESKLFNGTVYLKDCDQLNSHVPDRGAVSHTTTRVPSTIASRSSTNIRLVNPDHLMSLSKCYTTNLTQESCGDAMEINRKINQPDITEVPCSNQSWLTIEVPSLTVRTNNESIAATPELNSNLSCTETETGISSKKIPRKELSVVNDCFLTHDILNKMLVKMDEDEHNSSRVTFGISSRRLKPNTNKTMLKKNKSIPNVEIQTCRSPAQNTTKMVSAVELLSERNYSPANDSLIMADNIVVDSESQIVKPVFAREQYQTDKHEMINTTSNVKTLVIEPIFIHVAKQSKKLMFLASLASQQTLDKRKAIDETSYVNVDNNYDDITGKIVKVDGNFDLNKSINNASPSHMAVGI
- the LOC101743591 gene encoding uncharacterized protein LOC101743591 isoform X3, which gives rise to MPKTNAEMCRQYRRKKKENKIKMKKNPGKSSTERSREFRARKKQLLNNQNRCSNISVNVTDVINENQLIEEMTSSKELWAYMKTHFESNRLPWYHMKTLVLNKLKRLYAADDKSENVSAKDRMSQMDWIIFDFALVHEKIDLIEMNGMRRQTQDRQPLIDLFELVTKFDIEDRSGDSLAGAWTAATALYNSRGHQCSPMLLQKRWYQLKEVTRESLYEYWYASRENSPSSAESIQRPTKLQRAVARKYPSIITSAFPEWRELIENRLVIMSEDFASEGTAHLMEKENWMNNTAASIDTESKPDLEVIEPFIETIDTDHVQKPRQITVDVGSNKEPRHSAERGRKFSSRKALIKQQSNHQQEPDAIAEIGVEDIQSAGPSEDNQVSEPSEMRTIEKRAKSAESTRRWRERKQGISTSTKNQAKTAAQRMREYRERKKVNKTSGSNEEQSELSDSTLTLKYEITKHQMAHENFDRNFQKNPFVYSCTDLKKASAIYEDQLKKITFVMPKSSTSRSEEDRLRKTTAAEKRAERNRRYRARQRALWNAAAQQIACAHNATGSRDRVHEQTSMNDRVYEHEQKKISRKKPALTGAERARRFRASRRARKNASKLADSNQPMIVDEEKKKWTNNAEASINTESKPDLEVIEPFIETIDVDQDLDNETRKHRRRSEENTETNGMIIEIKSEPRDFEDLADPLQTIKIPLLLHTGKTEQLIENETCNTDFGEDMIKTEKNTNIIPTLDYLREITKNSSEMKAIFIEEIEPKIAGVFGNVNDTYDSKDPRATKVCEDEAMLEEATKCHRDAINDASKAVDPQERILQDTNTILKSEMEEHLHLNIFDNVIEFVDNKVQYIENDHVNTVHVIQTKNDFTLQSRLSCEHGNSALTSELKCLFDLKEDAMKMSKNKPQGRNLKDSLKQPNISEIQTDVNKTTNRINSDVSNTMNNTLFLESKSDAQSETRTDDSMKVKMSSHLFHKPRNRSYDPTQLCKNPDFNKKLKRLTNAFLSSPRNRVLLNACRPITVDVMKAIESKLFNGTVYLKDCDQLNSHVPDRGAVSHTTTRVPSTIASRSSTNIRLVNPDHLMSLSKCYTTNLTQESCGDAMEINRKINQPDITEVPCSNQSWLTIEVPSLTVRTNNESIAATPELNSNLSCTETETGISSKKIPRKELSVVNDCFLTHDILNKMLVKMDEDEHNSSRVTFGISSRRLKPNTNKTMLKKNKSIPNVEIQTCRSPAQNTTKMVSAVELLSERNYSPANDSLIMADNIVVDSESQIVKPVFAREQYQTDKHEMINTTSNVKTLVIEPIFIHVAKQSKKLMFLASLASQQTLDKRKAIDETSYVNVDNNYDDITGKIVKVDGNFDLNKSINNASPSHMAVGI
- the LOC101743591 gene encoding uncharacterized protein LOC101743591 isoform X5; this encodes MPKTNAEMCRQYRRKKKENKIKMKKNPGKSSTERSREFRARKKQLLNNQNRCSNISVNVTDVINENQLIEEMTSSKELWAYMKTHFESNRLPWYHMKTLVLNKLKRLYAADDKSENVSAKDRMSQMDWIIFDFALVHEKIDLIEMNGMRRQTQDRQPLIDLFELVTKFDIEDRSGDSLAGAWTAATALYNSRGHQCSPMLLQKRWYQLKEVTRESLYEYWYASRENSPSSAESIQRPTKLQRAVARKYPSIITSAFPEWRELIENRLVIMSEDFEKENWMNNTAASIDTESKPDLEVIEPFIETIDTDHVQKPRQITVDVGSNKEPRHSAERGRKFSSRKALIKQQSNHQQEPDAIAEIGVEDIQSAGPSEDNQVSEPSEMRTIEKRAKSAESTRRWRERKQGISTSTKNQAKTAAQRMREYRERKKVNKTSGSNEEQSELSDSTLTLKYEITKHQMAHENFDRNFQKNPFVYSCTDLKKASAIYEDQLKKITFVMPKSSTSRSEEDRLRKTTAAEKRAERNRRYRARQRALWNAAAQQIACAHNATGSRDRVHEQTSMNDRVYEHEQKKISRKKPALTGAERARRFRASRRARKNASKLADSNQPMIVDEEKKKWTNNAEASINTESKPDLEVIEPFIETIDVDQDLDNETRKHRRRSEENTETNGMIIEIKSEPRDFEDLADPLQTIKIPLLLHTGKTEQLIENETCNTDFGEDMIKTEKNTNIIPTLDYLREITKNSSEMKAIFIEEIEPKIAGVFGNVNDTYDSKDPRATKVCEDEAMLEEATKCHRDAINDASKAVDPQERILQDTNTILKSEMEEHLHLNIFDNVIEFVDNKVQYIENDHVNTVHVIQTKNDFTLQSRLSCEHGNSALTSELKCLFDLKEDAMKMSKNKPQGRNLKDSLKQPNISEIQTDVNKTTNRINSDVSNTMNNTLFLESKSDAQSETRTDDSMKVKMSSHLFHKPRNRSYDPTQLCKNPDFNKKLKRLTNAFLSSPRNRVLLNACRPITVDVMKAIESKLFNGTVYLKDCDQLNSHVPDRGAVSHTTTRVPSTIASRSSTNIRLVNPDHLMSLSKCYTTNLTQESCGDAMEINRKINQPDITEVPCSNQSWLTIEVPSLTVRTNNESIAATPELNSNLSCTETETGISSKKIPRKELSVVNDCFLTHDILNKMLVKMDEDEHNSSRVTFGISSRRLKPNTNKTMLKKNKSIPNVEIQTCRSPAQNTTKMVSAVELLSERNYSPANDSLIMADNIVVDSESQIVKPVFAREQYQTDKHEMINTTSNVKTLVIEPIFIHVAKQSKKLMFLASLASQQTLDKRKAIDETSYVNVDNNYDDITGKIVKVDGNFDLNKSINNASPSHMAVGI
- the LOC101743591 gene encoding uncharacterized protein LOC101743591 isoform X8, translated to MPKTNAEMCRQYRRKKKENKIKMKKNPGKSSTERSREFRARKKQLLNNQNRCSNISVNVTDVINEENQMLNALKENQLIEEMTSSKELWAYMKTHFESNRLPWYHMKTLVLNKLKRLYAADDKSENVSAKDRMSQMDWIIFDFALVHEKIDLIEMNGMRRQTQDRQPLIDLFELVTKFDIEDRSGDSLAGAWTAATALYNSRGHQCSPMLLQKRWYQLKEVTRESLYEYWYASRENSPSSAESIQRPTKLQRAVARKYPSIITSAFPEWRELIENRLVIMSEDFEKENWMNNTAASIDTESKPDLEVIEPFIETIDTDHVQKPRQITVDVGSNKEPRHSAERGRKFSSRKALIKQQSNHQQEPDAIAEIGVEDIQSAGPSEDNQVSEPSEMRTIEKRAKSAESTRRWRERKQGISTSTKNQAKTAAQRMREYRERKKVNKTSGSNEEQSELSDSTLTLKYEITKHQMAHENFDRNFQKNPFVYSCTDLKKASAIYEDQLKKITEKKKWTNNAEASINTESKPDLEVIEPFIETIDVDQDLDNETRKHRRRSEENTETNGMIIEIKSEPRDFEDLADPLQTIKIPLLLHTGKTEQLIENETCNTDFGEDMIKTEKNTNIIPTLDYLREITKNSSEMKAIFIEEIEPKIAGVFGNVNDTYDSKDPRATKVCEDEAMLEEATKCHRDAINDASKAVDPQERILQDTNTILKSEMEEHLHLNIFDNVIEFVDNKVQYIENDHVNTVHVIQTKNDFTLQSRLSCEHGNSALTSELKCLFDLKEDAMKMSKNKPQGRNLKDSLKQPNISEIQTDVNKTTNRINSDVSNTMNNTLFLESKSDAQSETRTDDSMKVKMSSHLFHKPRNRSYDPTQLCKNPDFNKKLKRLTNAFLSSPRNRVLLNACRPITVDVMKAIESKLFNGTVYLKDCDQLNSHVPDRGAVSHTTTRVPSTIASRSSTNIRLVNPDHLMSLSKCYTTNLTQESCGDAMEINRKINQPDITEVPCSNQSWLTIEVPSLTVRTNNESIAATPELNSNLSCTETETGISSKKIPRKELSVVNDCFLTHDILNKMLVKMDEDEHNSSRVTFGISSRRLKPNTNKTMLKKNKSIPNVEIQTCRSPAQNTTKMVSAVELLSERNYSPANDSLIMADNIVVDSESQIVKPVFAREQYQTDKHEMINTTSNVKTLVIEPIFIHVAKQSKKLMFLASLASQQTLDKRKAIDETSYVNVDNNYDDITGKIVKVDGNFDLNKSINNASPSHMAVGI
- the LOC101743591 gene encoding uncharacterized protein LOC101743591 isoform X2, with translation MPKTNAEMCRQYRRKKKENKIKMKKNPGKSSTERSREFRARKKQLLNNQNRCSNISVNVTDVINEENQMLNALKENQLIEEMTSSKELWAYMKTHFESNRLPWYHMKTLVLNKLKRLYAADDKSENVSAKDRMSQMDWIIFDFALVHEKIDLIEMNGMRRQTQDRQPLIDLFELVTKFDIEDRSGDSLAGAWTAATALYNSRGHQCSPMLLQKRWYQLKEVTRESLYEYWYASRENSPSSAESIQRPTKLQRAVARKYPSIITSAFPEWRELIENRLVIMSEDFEKENWMNNTAASIDTESKPDLEVIEPFIETIDTDHVQKPRQITVDVGSNKEPRHSAERGRKFSSRKALIKQQSNHQQEPDAIAEIGVEDIQSAGPSEDNQVSEPSEMRTIEKRAKSAESTRRWRERKQGISTSTKNQAKTAAQRMREYRERKKVNKTSGSNEEQSELSDSTLTLKYEITKHQMAHENFDRNFQKNPFVYSCTDLKKASAIYEDQLKKITFVMPKSSTSRSEEDRLRKTTAAEKRAERNRRYRARQRALWNAAAQQIACAHNATGSRDRVHEQTSMNDRVYEHEQKKISRKKPALTGAERARRFRASRRARKNASKLADSNQPMIVDEEKKKWTNNAEASINTESKPDLEVIEPFIETIDVDQDLDNETRKHRRRSEENTETNGMIIEIKSEPRDFEDLADPLQTIKIPLLLHTGKTEQLIENETCNTDFGEDMIKTEKNTNIIPTLDYLREITKNSSEMKAIFIEEIEPKIAGVFGNVNDTYDSKDPRATKVCEDEAMLEEATKCHRDAINDASKAVDPQERILQDTNTILKSEMEEHLHLNIFDNVIEFVDNKVQYIENDHVNTVHVIQTKNDFTLQSRLSCEHGNSALTSELKCLFDLKEDAMKMSKNKPQGRNLKDSLKQPNISEIQTDVNKTTNRINSDVSNTMNNTLFLESKSDAQSETRTDDSMKVKMSSHLFHKPRNRSYDPTQLCKNPDFNKKLKRLTNAFLSSPRNRVLLNACRPITVDVMKAIESKLFNGTVYLKDCDQLNSHVPDRGAVSHTTTRVPSTIASRSSTNIRLVNPDHLMSLSKCYTTNLTQESCGDAMEINRKINQPDITEVPCSNQSWLTIEVPSLTVRTNNESIAATPELNSNLSCTETETGISSKKIPRKELSVVNDCFLTHDILNKMLVKMDEDEHNSSRVTFGISSRRLKPNTNKTMLKKNKSIPNVEIQTCRSPAQNTTKMVSAVELLSERNYSPANDSLIMADNIVVDSESQIVKPVFAREQYQTDKHEMINTTSNVKTLVIEPIFIHVAKQSKKLMFLASLASQQTLDKRKAIDETSYVNVDNNYDDITGKIVKVDGNFDLNKSINNASPSHMAVGI